The DNA window ATTTAGAGATCTATAATAGACTggaaaaatgttaaaggaaATACTAGAACTTAATTAGTTTAATTAACGGACTCAGCCACTAACATATGGAGGAATATTTCAATGTACAAATTATGCTTGTTTTGGCACAAAGATTtagactgattaaaaaaaataattactccatgagtgttttttttgtataattCCCAGTTTCTAATAATCTGTAAGTAGTCTActgtcaaaaataaatgaatttgaCACAGCCGAAACAGCTAGCATTCCTACAACCACACTGGGACATGCTGTTAAGTGAGACATAGAAGCTGTATGTTACATTCATACTTCTAGTGCAGTAACTGTTTTAAGGGTCTCTTGATTGAAGTTACTTAGTGGTATATTTAAATCTAAAGAACACAGTTATCCATTTGAAGTCTCTAATTTCATAGCTCAACTCTTGTTGAAATCCTGATTGCCAGGTGCTCAATTAAATGAATTCCACATAAAAATCTATTagataaacatgaaaataagcaGCACTAACATCTGTTGAGAATGTAGTGCAATCTTAACAGTCTTTGACTCATGAGCTgtgcaataatattttaatattcaggTTAGTGTATTATTAGCATAGTGTACCATGATATTTACAGATACCTATTATCTATCTAATAATAGATAGATGTAAGATATATGCAGATAGCTATTATCTATTTATGGATAGAAAGATGCAGTAACAAACAGACAAGTATAATGACCAGCATGAGCTGCTAAGTTTTTGTTGATGTCctctaacattatttttaaacagccaTTTCTTGCGGTCCTAGTCAATGCAACCATACTCAGATCAGAACCCTGGAACTGAAAGCCTTTTACATTTGCAACATTACTCAAAACACATTTAGACAATATTGGGAGAACATATTACTGTCTGTTCCTACACAAAGCTTTCCAATGATCACTCATTCATTcacaagtttttaaataaaagtttattagagaaattattttgaacaaaaaaaggcaacagtatctgttgtatttttttttaaaaagtaacatcGTGTTCTTCATGCCCCATGTGGTGAACTGAAGAAATGCTACAGGTATTTCTTCCACTGTTGTTCTGTGATGCTTTCTTAGTATGGATTAACTCACATTTGCATCACAAGAATCAAGTATGAATACAGTCCCTTTCCATGCTTCTCTCCAGAAAGTGCTGcatattaacagaaaatattgcagGCAAACCACAGTTCTATTCATTCGGCAGTATTGGAACCAGTgtctggaaatgaaaaagagaaagcgTGAGTTATACATACCCACACTACAGAGTTAAGCTAAAAAGAACCAGTACCATTCTCTAACACCTTCCGCAAGCTCAACAGCATCCCCCAAGCATTTTAGAACAGAACATATTCTGTACCTAAGTAGTTCCTTCCACTGTTATCAATGTGAGGCATGAACTGCTTGTGCTCTTTCACTTTGTTTAGCAACACTGAAAAGAGCCAGCGCAAAACTTCAAGGTTGTGCACACACATCATTTGCTACTATGGCACCAAAAATCCACGAAGCTTTGCTGTAACTCAGAGTGATATACACTTTACTGCAGTCACAAGCACATCTTGCTAAGTCACATGATCTATTGAAGAGAAAACTTTTAGCACATCCTATAATATAAGCTCCTATAGAGTGTGTGCTACTGTATATGTCTTaggcatttttaaatgtgagaATCAGTATGACCTTCATTAAAACAACTGAGAGCAATTCTCTGTTCTGAACTTTTGTCAGAAGCATCAACTGACACCAACGCAATTTCTGGTATTACTACCAGTACTGCTTTCTTGTTCTTAGTGCTATAGCAAAAAGAATACTTATCTTTGGGTATAGGGAAAGACAAGTCAATGTCTACTACAATGTTTCTTTAGCAAGTCAACTCTTTGTGTTTATGTCTGAATATGGCATTCAATGGCTGAAATTGTAATAGCAACTTTAAATCACCCAGTTCTTTAAATCTTATCTGCATCCTTCAGCGAGTGTGAACATTATTAACAAATTGAAAATAAGGTTTCCTCTACTAGCTAAAGTgagcacacaaaaataaacagagtaTGATTGTATGCTTGCCTAATACCAGAAGTTGAGAAAACAATAAATTCTGTCAGCTGTTTAGAACTACAACTGGACATGACCAATGTAATCATGCCAGGATCCAAGAAGCCATGAGGAACTTGTGTCAGAAGTCTAGGGTATGCTTAACTTTCCATTCTCATATGTTCCTTTTAGCATCCCTTCGCTCCTCCCCGTGAAACTGGCACCTTTTCACACATTAGTGACATTCTGCCACATTGATGGTTAAAAGTTACAAGGCAGCTTGCCACAGAAGTcactaaatgatttttttccagtaaagaaTTTCAAGCAACATCGACAAAAAGTAATGTTGTCAAGCAGATATGGAACAAACTCCCATAAGCAGTGTACATGCAGTGGGCCTGTTGAGCAATACATGTTACATAGTATGATCTGCAGTGCCAGCATAAGCTTTTCATGTGCTTGGGTCCCCTACTATCAAATCCAGCAACCAATCGCTTCAACAGTTTTCTCAGACAATTGCTTGCTCAGACTCATGAAGCAGTCTTTGGTTCAGATAAAATATGGTGCTGTTCTAACAAACAGGTTAATACTACAGAAATCACCACACAGGAATTCAAACCAGATTACTTTTGACTTTGTAATTGCTGTAGTGGTGGTAGTTCAACAACAGATGTCCAGCAGTCTCACACATTCCTATTTCAGTGTTTGGCAATAAGAGAAGCAttcagcttgcttttgtttcatttctcattaTATGTAAAATGGAGTTCAGAGCCCTACTACTTGTCTGAAAATACAATCAGTCTTGCCTTAATTGGGCATTTGGTCAAATCTTTCTATAAACGATCAAGTTTTGTGTCTCAGCTTAATTATATCATAGTCCATACTTACTTTTTCCATCACATGCTACAATTTTCACTTTATCCACTTTCACAAGTTCAGTGACCTCCCTAAACTCAACATCATTCAGTACAAATGTCCACACGTTGTCACAGAACCTGTATGTATTCAGAGACCCCTTTAAAAAGACAAGAGACATTTTCTATAGGAAGCATACCGAAAATGTGACGTTTACTGTTTACAGAACTACATACCTTCTAGAGCTATAAATCAGTTAACCATAAAGCCAACTGTCAACATGAATACATGCAAACATAGCAAACAAGCAATTGAGGAAAACTGTAGTTTAAATGCCCTCCAGTGGACGAAGTTTTCAAGACCACATCGTGATGTTACACCTATGCAAAGGGAAGCTTCATAAGCATGCTAAGGCAGCTTGTACCTTTTCTGATGTGTATAAAGGATCTGTATAACTTACTTCAgtatcagaaaacattttttaaaatatgggatataaaaaaaaatcagtaacagcAGTGATCGTAACAACATGCAAATTCTGCAACagtgtaaataaaaaattaatgacaAAACATAGGTATGTGGCATAAAGGGGTATCCCCCTACATTTCATAAATTACTGAATATGTTGATATGTACACCTTCTGGCCTTCATCTTCCCctattttaaattgcttctcTTGGAACTTAAGTTCCATATAAAATTTTTAGTTCTCTACTTAACGCATCCTTAACACTTTTCTACACCACATTACGTATACAAATAAgtatacaaggaaaaaaaaatctctaacaTGTCTAcgtggaaaaataatttaaaatcctAAAAGCACACTTTGTTACTATATTCTGCATAGACTGCAAAAGTATTAGGACAACAGTATTTTCTCAAAATTGCAATCAAATTGACATAATTTGCTGGCTATCTGACATTAATTAGGGTGGGTggctgaacaaaaaaaaaacaaacttatttttctgtgacatttaCAGAATATAGATGCAAAATCATTCAGCGATTTGCATACAAGTAAATCTACAACTCTTTTCATATCAGAGCTGCGGGGTGAAAATCTGGCTTTATCTCACTTCTGCAAGGTACAACTGAGAGAAGCAAAAGTCTCTCCATTTACAAGACACTGAGGATGGCAAATGCTACCCATCAAAGcatttccctcttctccttcctctgttttcatCTGACCAAATCtctgtttttgatttttgtgttcctCCAAAAGTTTCCTGGTTTAATAGTAAGAGAATAAGCTTTACAATCACACACACAACATGTGTGTAGGTAGTCATATTTCAGAGTCAAAAAGAAACTTTGTAAGTTTCCACTTACAGCACAGTTTTTACTGACATTCTGCATTAGCATGCAATTGCTGTAGCTCACCAGAACTTTGATGTGAAGTTATCTTACCCTGAAATTGACTCTGTTCCGGACTCGTTGTGCCAGTGCTGAATTGATAGCTTTATCAAACTGAAGTAACACCTGAAGGGCCAGCTGAGGAGTGATCTGCTGCGACTgaagtggttttaaaaaaacaagttaaCTCAAAGAATGCactaaaagttaaaaacatCACTACAAAGTTTACATGAAGCAGTTCTCTAGAAGGATGCTTTACAGAAATATCATGTTctagcatttatttcatttttcccattttaactTTGGGAAAGGAAGCAATGTGCTAAGAGAATTATTTGTGCTATACAAAGATTTCGACTGAGAAACAATCATTGGAAACAAGCATAAGAGCAGGAAACCGACTGCAGTGTTCTGGATTCATCTGGCTGTCCATTTACTGGGCGGAGCGACAGGGGAAAATGCCGCTTTAAAAACACACTTTCCTTTGTCTGGAACGTTAAGCTGAAGCCTTCCCACGTGAACAGAGCGCTAACAGCGGCTGATTTCGGCCGGTAAGCTTTCCAACACGGCCCATCAGCACCCACAGCACCACCGCTGGGCCGTCTGAGCTGCCCTAGTCCTCCCTCTCCAGCCCTGCGCGCAGCCCCCGCGGCCCGGCTCGCCCGCACCTGTATGAGCTCGTCCAGGCTCTCCTGCAGGCTGTTCCCCAGCGTGGTGTTCCTGTACAGCTGGTACGCCATGCTTCACTGCGGCGGGCCGGCCACCCTCCTGCTCAGCCACGGCTCCGGGCGCCTGCTGCGTCCTCGCTCTCATCAAAAAAACGAGAGGAAGCGGACCTGGAAAACACAGCGTGGCCCTCACCGCACTGCACGGCGCCGAGCACCCACCGACGAGGGAGGGAGCCCGGCACCGCGTCGCCAGGGCCGCACCCGGCTCCCCCTGGGACCCCTCCGGGACCCCCACGCCccccgcacggccccggccTCACCCGCCCCGATCGGCCGGACGAGGAGCGGCGCGGCCCGGAAGCGGAAGGCCGAGGGAGGAGCTTGGCCCCCAGGGGCTTGGGAGGGGGAGAGGCGGTGTTCAAGGGCCTACGGGTTGGTAACGGCCCAAGCCCTAAGAGGAGACGTCCAGACctctttcaaaagcatttattgCGTTTAGGTTTCCCCACGTAACGTTCGCAATGAGGGCTAGCAGCTAGCACGTTCAGACATGTTTATCGCAGTACTCCGTGACACCATGGGAAGCAGAAGAGACGTTAATTTAAAAGGGAGTTATAATACATTAAGAGGTAGGTGAAGAGCCCTGTACTTGCATGGTTTTATATTCAAGGGGCAAAGGAAAATACCATCAAAGCTTCAAAGAGTACATATGGTCAGTTATTTAACCCACGTACAACATCTATGGTTcataaactgttttatttataaactgttTTCGCATGACTGCTGCAGGTTCATTTTGTTAAGAACCACAACTTTCCCGTTGCACACAGATTGGAGTTTATTGATATTAACAGACAGCATTTCAGCCCTTCTATTTACCATTCAACTGGTAGACTGCCCTCCTACACTAGggcattttatttcactaaagAAAATGCCTGGAGATGACAGAGTAACTACAACCATGGGGAAATTAAGCATCCATCTTCCATCAGCACATTTTGGAACCAGTGACTCTGAACCTTCATGTCAAAAAACAGCTACCCTGAGCAGGGGCTTgcacttttttcctgttagctCAATACAGGGAACAACAGGTGACAGAAGAATGTATTGTTCAACTTAATTCTGAAATTAGGAAACCTGCACGATTCATCCTTCAAAAAATAagtattccttattttttagAATGCTACTGACTAAAATCAGGTATCCTTGAAAAGTATCATTAAAGCACACTTGTTCAAATACCTCCAACAACCAGGCTGTGAAACAAATCCTCTAGAGAATGACCAGCATCCATGAGGACTCAGTAAGAATCTTCCCCAAACCCTTACAAAACttccacaattaaaaaaaaaagcatgcaagcTATTCACCCTCTCCCTGTTCTTCATATGAAATTTCTGAGGGAGACTGGAATGATTCAAATAAGTGTCACCTCCAAAGACAGCAGCTTGTGCTAAGAGCTGTGCGTAAGCCATCTTTCTACATAAATACTGTACAAGTCTGTAGAATACATAGAAGGTGgacactgaaagaaatacaCTTTTCAGCAAGAAGCTTAACACTCTATGACAGATCCAGTCCTATTCAACctattcagtgtatttttttttaatttttatttttaagatccTACAGTCTTTTCAGTGGATGACAGTGAGGCTGTAACACATGACTAGGCACTGGTGCCCTCTCCTCATGAGACAGCGAGGTAATTTCATAAAAGATTCCATCACCACCACCGTTTAATCTAACTTTGAAGTCTGGCAAATTTACCACTGAAAGGTTCTAATATATCATTGCAGCATTTAAGTGTATGATGTATACAGCATTTAAGTGTATGAGACTTGCCAAAACATGCTAACACATACCAGGCTATATACTAGTTGTGTGCAATTTAGAATCTAACTACTGTTTTTCACTACACAGCTCCTCACAGCAATAGGTACTGTTCTTTACTTTCAGTGAACAATACACTAAGCTGCAAAAATTTATGAACAAGGTTACAGATTATTCTAACTAGTTCTAAGCTTTTGGAACCAAaaagtgtgtattttaaattccaGAACTTCAAAGACTCCCATATGCTTCAGAACTAAATCCTTATACATCCCTCTTCATTACTTTCTAACAGAACATGGCTTTGCCATGCTACATAAAACCATCAAGAACATTCATATAATCTAGAGTCTATTCACaccatttttaattactttctcCAAAATACTTTTACCACTTCTGAACGTTTCTCCTGTTGCATAACTCAGTTTACAGAACCTCACATCTGCACATACAGAGGCTGCTATGCCAAACAACTCCATTTGTGTCACCCCATAATACCAAAAATTACTTATTagcacataaatatatatatattctcacACACAAACTCATTACAATCTCCAAATTGAAGGTGAATTAGTGACTCAAACTTATCTTGACAGAGCTCAAACTGTATTCTAGCAACACAAGTTTTACCTCTAGGAAGAAGTGCCAAAGGTGAACTCCCTATAATACTGTAACTTACCACAAAGTGATTCAGGTTCTGAAATAACTTTATTAGTATGACATTCTgactctttaatgtttttaaatattaaaatatattatagtTTCTGAAGTATATAGAATAACTTAAGTTTTACAAGAAGTTAATTTGTGTTCAAGATAACTTTGGGACCTCTGCTTTTTGTAAACATCCCCCTCACCATTAAATGATGAGCTGGAAAAGGTCAGAGGGGCATCGCTCTTTAGTACACAAATTTCTCATGCTGTGTATCTTTCAGGGACAGATCTATTGTGTTGTATATTCATTTACAAAAACTTATACTAAAGAAACTATTAGGTGAGCATACatacatttccaaaagaaataaaactactgCAACATGAAACCATTGAACCAGCCAGCtaccatgaaaaacaaagttaataaTCCCATAATTTGAGATTACAACCTATACAGAGCACTTTATACTGCACTATATACATAAGGAGGAAAAGGACACACAGAAGGGCAATCCTCCCACTAAGAATGTGATTTTACTGAGAAGGATACTTTTTTAGAACTAGGAAGAATTTGAAACAAGATTACTGGAATGCTTAACATATACCTTAGAACCCACACTGAATCTGCAAAAATCAGGAAGATTTCCAGGTTTGCACTGCATTGTAGAAGTATTAGTATTAAAATTAACAGGTTATGGAAGCATCCAATTTACTAACTTTAAACTAGGTCGATATCAAAATTGAAACAGGAGATAAGACAGCCCTAAAGAAATTGTTCAAATGTTCTATTTGGATCCTTTGAAAGCAGATGTCAGATGTAAGGCAACTTGAAATTAACATCGCCTATTGAATAAGAACATCCTATATATTAATCTTTTTGAAATCATCACACAGAAGCTAGCATAACAAGAGTACCTAGATCTTGAGATGAAAGTCTCTGAATTGCATGCAAACTCTCAGAGAGACAGACAATTCGTCCTCATCTGACATGGATCTCCTCTCAGTTTATTATGTGTATCATTAAAGATACTACATTAAGTGGTCATTAGTAATAAATCTTGATCATGGAATTAGCTCTTGACTGATACAAGTCAGTGACAGGTAGTAATCTAGTTGAACGCTTTTTTATTCCTAAGAAAACTGTATAACACTAACATTAAGAAcagatatttttgctgttaaGACAAAATTATGAGCATACTAAAAACCGAAGTGAAGAAAGATTTAATATTTGCTATAGTATTAAGTTGCTCAGCTCCTGAATGGATTAATTTGCATGTATCCGCCCTTCTAGGGAAACAGCTACCAGATACATGACAAACTTTTACAGCCTACCAACCAGTGCATAATTGCTACCCTGATAAGCCTATAAACTTCAGTTATGGATCCAGTACCTCTTACAGAGGATTTTAATACCATTGTGGGGCACGGGTGGAGCAGTAACCCTTTTTATTGCCTTCTTTGTAAGTGAAGTTAGTGCTAATATCTGAAGTTAGTGCTGTATCTGGTGCCAAACCAAGAGCTTTAGAAAGGGGTACTTCATCTGTAAGGATGACAGTTATTCTAAGACTCCCCCTACCTCTGCAAACAACTGATATTATAGCTAAGATATATAAGATATCTAAGCAATGCCCAAGCTCCACTGAAAATAACTAGAGTCTCTATTGGTGATAGCTGATATTCATCCAGGAAGAAGGATGAACTAGAATGAACTCATTTCATCACAGCAGTTGAACTGTCCTTGATTTACTGAAGCAATCTAAATTCGCAACTTAAATTTACAAAAGTCTGAGTAGTAGGTCCGGCATCCTATTAGTTATTCAAACAGTTCAGTTTCCATTGTGGCAGAGGCTTAAACCCTTTGTCCAACAAATTCAGAGAACTCCAGACATGTATTTTGAGAAGTAGATTAAGACAAAGCTCAAGCTCACTCTAACGAGTTAAATGGGTACTGCTTGTATGAGATGTGAACAGAAATAAGGATCTCCACACGAGAGACTACATTGTGACTGTTAATATTCAAACAAATTAAGGTTTCTATGACAACTAAGAAATGCACTTGACCATTTACAGCAACAGATCATGCACTTTATAcaataaaactgtaatttatgGCCTTGCCTACCTGCAAATGAATTCCTTCAGCAGGTACACAATATATTGCTCaaagtcataaaaatatatattatcttTCCTTTAGCATTTagatacataaatattttactgaagaaCATGCATCATTTAGGTAAACAATTGCAAGAATATCCTCTAAACACAAGGTTCTTTGACATTTGGCAGTATAAAAGGATTACATAAAGGTAACTACTAAAGTCAAGACAAAACAATACAGCAGTGAACAGTCCATCGTGTGCTAGTTCAAAGAAGTTAAGCACCTCTTGCAAGAAGTTACATCGTATATACACACATcgcaaatgaagaaaaaagcatcgTTCCATCTGTGTATTCTTCAGTCTTGTTTGGACTCCAAAACTTATTGTTCActtttctgctcttgctttcCATTCAACTCTTGATCAACTCTGCTTAgtaaagaaagcaataaaattaaacCTATCTTAAGAGCAAATTGAGTCTGTTAGCTCATATTAAGCAAAACTATTAATCTTaacaagaaaatgctgaaagctCTTACATGGAAAAAGttttagtaaataaatattgaagtgTTAAGATTTTTATTGAATGCAGTCACAAcaagactttaaaatatttacttacttCCCCCTAGAAATGGATTAAAATTAAGAAACCATTTAAATAAGGATAGCATTTGAAAGGTGCAAGTGAAGTTTGACTgcacagcaaggaaaataagCAAGTTTTGTGCTCTTATTAATGAATGCAAGCAGGAATACAAGTTTACAGGTAACACAATATCATCAAGCACTTCTACTTTAATGAATTCATACACAGCAGTATTAGCACAAAATTGTCTTTAATGTTATAGCAATTAAGCCAGGAAAGTAAGAGCATAAGTTGAATCAAAAAAACAGGTGGCTCCTTAAACTGCAACACTTCTATTAAGTTCTAAGACTCTTATGGAAAAGTTCCAGGGAACTCCAGGAAAAATTCACCATCATACccctaaagctttttttttttttgatatctgCCTTCAGACTGGTAAACAAAGTAGCTTTGCAGAAACCAAGGGATGGTTCACATTCCTGAGATGTACtttccatctttattttaagaaaaagctaCAATTTTAACCATATCTTCTGGAAAAGAAGTTGtgcatggaaataattttagaatCAACAGCAGTTCCAAAACAGGAGGCTCAGGATGAGTTTGTCTTCTAACAACCACGTTGTCTAATCTACCTGTTTGGTCTCTTAAACTATAACAAGCCAGTTTctccaaaatgttaaaaacaatgACAGTTCTAATCCAAACCCATAAAAAGGAGCAGCAAATACTCTATTTTCCACAGTTTTAAGAACTGTACCTAGTACATACAGATCCAACAAATCTGGAGCAGTGTTGTCAAGTGTTGTACTGTGTTTACCTCCACAGTATGAAGCTGCAACTCACCCCGTCCTCATTGCAGTAtgttaaggaaaacattttgacgTGACTTGTAATTATAGGAAGTGTATGAACCTGTAAGCTAATGTGAACAGGCTATGCATAGACCTTATAGCTCACAAAATAAATCCACAGAAGGACATCATACTATAGCTTCCAAAGAGactcaaatatatatatatatatatatatatatatatatagctgaAGAATTTCTACTGCCATCCTCAACAAGTTTAGTAACTGTTCTTCAACACATTTCCCTTTCCCTACAGTTGCTTTCAACCTGATTAATGACTCACAACCACTTAGTGCCTGTGATCTTGCCTCTACAAGTAAGTTTTTACTTTGGAAGTGGCAATATTGAtagtgtatttaaaaatttcCAGTATAACAAACACTTTTACACATTACTGTTTGAATGTTTCGGTTTTACAGCCTGATGTAAATGGGCCTTGCAATACAATTGGGCCAAATTACgtacactggagaaaaaaagcaaaactcttgTTCTGAATATGTACTGAAAGGGTTTCTTATGTATCAAAGTCTTAGAACTTAAGGTTACAACACTGCAAGATCATCACTTAATTGGAGTAATTCCTAGCTCAGTAGCTTTAGGTGCTAGCTTTCACagaatttaaattccttttatttttaatctcagtgTTCCTGTGTTTATTATCCAATTTTGGCAATAAGCCTCCCTCAACAGTTATGCACATACACAGCAAGAGTTGTCaagaaaaaggtaaattaaTAGCAAAAACTTATAGTACATTTGTTAGTTAGACATTGAAAAAAGTAACagcaattcaaaaaaaattatcacagcTGCTAGGGTAACTTGAATGGTTAGCAGGAGACTGAAAGTTAAAATCAAAACCCAGTGCTTATTAGCAAGGAATGTAGGCACTGCAAATACAAACAgcactaaaaatattaaattgcatCTGTGCAAGTTAATAACTAAAGTGAatatcaaacaaaaatacagcattagAACTTGCTCCATAGTTGCATCTCTGCTGACTAGTTCAACTATAGCTTAGCACCTGAAAACAGCTCTTCAGACATCACTtgttagaaaaagcaaaagtgatTAAATCACTTTGTACAGAAGCATGCTTTTGCCTCTTGAAGATGTGGTTGAAAATCCACACACTCACTTAAACCAGGAATCTCATTTAATACTAGAGACTATCTACAAATATACTTAAAACATCCAGGGTGAGGTTTCAGATGTTACATTACTTGCATGCATAAAAATTAGGTCACTAGTGCAtgtttatatttacaaatgCTTATTCCTTTACACAAGCCAATCAACTGGGAGTTAGTTGCAGTGCAAGTGATCTTATCTAGATGCAACCCtaatcaaaatacaaatataccttttttgtttctttctaaacttttcttcttcatacCTTGGTGAGGAAAAGTTTGATTTCAGTAAATATAAGATATGAAGACCAAATTCAACAGAAGCTGTAAACTAGCATTAGTATCAATATAGTTTGTGGAAACATACCAAGTTTTGaagtaagaaaacattttgcacCTCCAACATCTTTAAGTTGAGATTTAATTACCATGACATAACATATTAACCCAACAAAACTTCTTATACAGTATTTACCCATCACTAAAATTGAAAGCCTGTATTCCTAACAGTTTAAAGCCTGACATTCACCAGAGAAGTCTAAGAATTAACTCCTGTAAAGGCTGAACTTGGGCTGACTTAAGACTTAATAGTTCCTTAGTACAGAAAATAGTCTTGCAAGACTTGGAATGACAGCCTGAATTTCCATAACTCATCCTTAAAAATCCCATACAACATTCTAAAAGTAGCACAAGGCCTTGTCATGTCTTTCTTCCCTAACAAAGAAACTGCATCTGCTCTATGGGATACAAAAATTCTACAGCCGAAAACAAGCTGATGGTTTACTCCAGcaagcagcagtattttttttcccaacatctATGTGCCTTTTTCCAACATTTATGTGCCACTCTGTCTAGTGATACTACACCATCTTTCCTTATAGAGTTCCCAGTTTCCATCACATTTATGATCCCTTACTGTGATACATA is part of the Cygnus atratus isolate AKBS03 ecotype Queensland, Australia chromosome 11, CAtr_DNAZoo_HiC_assembly, whole genome shotgun sequence genome and encodes:
- the GTF2A2 gene encoding transcription initiation factor IIA subunit 2, which encodes MAYQLYRNTTLGNSLQESLDELIQSQQITPQLALQVLLQFDKAINSALAQRVRNRVNFRGSLNTYRFCDNVWTFVLNDVEFREVTELVKVDKVKIVACDGKNTGSNTAE